A stretch of the Hippocampus zosterae strain Florida chromosome 16, ASM2543408v3, whole genome shotgun sequence genome encodes the following:
- the cchcr1 gene encoding coiled-coil alpha-helical rod protein 1 isoform X2: MIKLLHRLFGDCASRNTVGERPLGIIVVIHLCKGRHFELLYWISSDCATGHNIVTGKPQDDLVPPSHFASSVHAATLATGTHPCISWMKPSVPTAPPKDPWLGGTNTQREILTQRKENQSTVMLQGHNTRGRTPEENVSDLRTRSKERGDQWSRWEEEWCLEAEKHKAEPERLKEQMEALKDTVQRYREEIRVKNDTISRQCHDLETMNREMRNVRSEQSHLKEELIHCHGQKEKISSQLERFKKESDEELAKIRSEGEARELALKAKMSEQQAEEAREQSFKMMEKMQQMQKKQEEELRQLNADHCVELCTARKSNHELQSKLQSVTREVLQLKSNLMEASAERDELKEHLRQMEQAYETQSATLHSLRNYIGQVVADKGEKEQLNEAVERLNKEKAALQKTTELLTVRLNSMSEIVSLQEEKMLKKASSDRLATQRADGLLVLHLWREKVFKLCVQLRLKDIELRDEREQHRSEVGLVEQQLQEERHRATVLQRSLDAGIAELDQEKVEKESLKRDLAQACKETQQLKAKSLSFEAGLKSTIEALHGFSVTFHRKIAEVDAAQAKLNSFGPRLNFARGRVETVQALFMRRVALHKVQKNSKQAEQTAESIRNLQEELTLVCQERSKLTQELKRTPELIDKALKDIKEEHEKKLRQLQEELEKSRDELQKAVSDGEEVRRNLEQALAQLKLSKETQEELQSELLSQKENSEQALRERASEIESRCAEKLSEMEIQVSTAKREHTKAVMTLRQFERAVAQKQNYWNESQSDHTKKEVQRTQPQDAETNRNTLLTAIPETELRNDFLQNTFAPREQGEKPLERSCFMGSQLAPEKRLLSVLEELRTLSAAVVNSSEDSADEEDRHSDLLHTVMRPRQ; this comes from the exons GGAAACCCCAAGATGACCTTGTACCTCCCTCTCATTTTGCATCAAGTGTCCATGCTGCTACATTGGCCACAGGCACACACCCATGCATTTCTTGGATGAAACCGAGTGTCCCCACAGCTCCACCAAAGGATCCTTGGCTTGGTGGTACTAACACCCAGCGAGAAATATTAACACAGAGAAAGGAAAATCAATCCACCGTGATGCTGCAAGGACACAACACAAGAGGAAGGACTCCAGAGGAAAATGTGTCAGACTTGAGGACGAG ATCCAAAGAAAGAGGCGATCAGTGGTCCAGATGGGAAGAAGAGTGGTGTCTGGAGGCAGAAAAGCACAAAGCGGAGCCTGAGCGGTTGAAGGAGCAGATGGAGGCCCTGAAGGACACTGTGCAGAGATATAGGGAAGAGATTAGAGTCAAAAACGACACCATAAGCAG GCAATGTCATGACCTGGAGACAATGAATCGAGAAATGAGAAATGTGAGGTCTGAGCAGAGCCATCTGAAGGAGgagctcattcactgccatggACAGAAGGAAAAAATAAGCTCACAG CTAGAAAGATTTAAGAAAGAGTCTGATGAGGAACTGGCTAAAATAAGGAGTGAAGGGGAAGCTCGGGAGCTCGCCCTTAAGGCCAAAATGAGTGAGCAGCAAGCAGAGGAGGCCAGAGAACAGTCTTTTAAAATGATGGAAAAAATGCAGCAGATGCAGAAGAAGCAAGAGGAAGAG CTGCGACAGTTGAACGCCGACCACTGTGTGGAATTATGCACGGCCAGAAAATCAAATCATGAACTGCAGAGTAAACTTCAGTCAGTGACGCGGGAAGTTCTGCAGCTGAAAAGCAATCTCATGGAGGCATCTGCAGAGAGAGATGAGTTGAAAGAACATTTAAG acaaATGGAACAAGCATACGAGACACAATCAGCGACTCTGCACAGTCTCCGAAATTACATTGGCCAGGTTGTCGCGGACAAAGGAGAAAAGGAACAATTAAATGAAGCGGTTGAG AGGCTCAACAAAGAGAAAGCAGCATTGCAGAAAACCACTGAGCTATTGACTGTCCGATTGAATTCCATGAGTGAGATAGTCTCCCTCCAAGAAGAGAAGATGCTGAAGAAA GCCTCGTCAGACCGACTCGCGACACAAAGAGCCGATGGTCTTCTTGTGCTTCACCTCTGGAGGGAGAAGGTGTTCAAACTCTGCGTCCAGCTTCGTTTGAAAGACATCGAGCTGAGAGATGAGAGGGAACAACATCGTTCAGAG GTGGGACTTGTGGAACAACAGCTGCAAGAGGAGCGGCATCGCGCAACGGTGCTCCAGCGCAGTCTCGACGCCGGGATAGCTGAGCTGGACCAGGAGAAAGTGGAAAAGGAG AGTTTGAAGCGGGACTTGGCTCAGGCTTGCAAGGAGACTCAACAACTGAAGGCAAAGAGTCTCAGCTTCGAGGCTGGGCTCAAAAGTACAATAGAGGCCTTGCATGG GTTTAGTGTGACATTTCATCGTAAAATAGCAGAAGTGGATGCAGCACAAGCAAAACTCAATAGTTTTGGCCCACGGTTGAATTTTGCCAGAGGCCGAGTGGAAACGGTCCAAG CTTTGTTCATGAGGAGGGTTGCTCTGCACAAAGTCCAGAAGAACAGTAAGCAAGCAGAGCAGACAGCGGAAAG CATCAGAAATTTACAAGAAGAACTCACTTTGGTGTGTCAAGAGAGAAGCAAACTCACACAGGAGCTCAAAAGAACGCCGGAGCTGATTGACAAAGCACTGAAAGATATAAAAGAAGAAC ATGAGAAGAAACTGAGGCAGCTACAGGAGGAGCTAGAGAAAAGCCGAGATGAGCTGCAGAAGGCTGTGTCAGACGGAGAGGAGGTCCGGCGGAACCTGGAGCAGGCCCTGGCTCAACTGAAGTTGAGCAAGGAGACACAGGAGGAGCTTCAATCTGAACTTCTCAGCCAGAAGgaaaacagcgagcaag CCCTGCGGGAGCGAGCATCCGAGATTGAGAGCCGCTGCGCTGAAAAGCTTAGTGAGATGGAGATACAAGTCAGCACAGCGAAAAGAGAACACACCAAAGcag TTATGACTTTACGACAGTTTGAAAGAGCGGTGGCGCAGAAACAGAACTACTGGAACGAAAGCCAAAGtgaccacacaaaaaaagaggtcCAACGCACGCAACCACAAGATGCTGAAACAAACCGAAACACACTGCTG ACTGCTATTCCTGAGACAGAGCTGAGGAATGACTTTCTGCAGAACACATTTGCCCCCAGAGAACAAGGGGAAAAACCTTTGGAGAGAAGCTGCTTTATGGGATCACAACTAGCTCCGGAAA AGAGACTCCTTTCCGTTCTGGAGGAGCTCCGCACGCTCAGTGCTGCAGTGGTAAACAGCTCTGAAGACTCTGCAGATGAAGAAGATCGACACAGCGACTTATTGCACACAGTGATGAGGCCCCGTCAGTGA
- the cchcr1 gene encoding coiled-coil alpha-helical rod protein 1 isoform X1, with amino-acid sequence MIKLLHRLFGDCASRNTVGERPLGIIVVIHLCKGRHFELLYWISSDCATGHNIVTGKPQDDLVPPSHFASSVHAATLATGTHPCISWMKPSVPTAPPKDPWLGGTNTQREILTQRKENQSTVMLQGHNTRGRTPEENVSDLRTRSKERGDQWSRWEEEWCLEAEKHKAEPERLKEQMEALKDTVQRYREEIRVKNDTISRQCHDLETMNREMRNVRSEQSHLKEELIHCHGQKEKISSQLERFKKESDEELAKIRSEGEARELALKAKMSEQQAEEAREQSFKMMEKMQQMQKKQEEELRQLNADHCVELCTARKSNHELQSKLQSVTREVLQLKSNLMEASAERDELKEHLRQMEQAYETQSATLHSLRNYIGQVVADKGEKEQLNEAVERLNKEKAALQKTTELLTVRLNSMSEIVSLQEEKMLKKASSDRLATQRADGLLVLHLWREKVFKLCVQLRLKDIELRDEREQHRSEVGLVEQQLQEERHRATVLQRSLDAGIAELDQEKVEKESLKRDLAQACKETQQLKAKSLSFEAGLKSTIEALHGFSVTFHRKIAEVDAAQAKLNSFGPRLNFARGRVETVQALFMRRVALHKVQKNSKQAEQTAESIRNLQEELTLVCQERSKLTQELKRTPELIDKALKDIKEEHEKKLRQLQEELEKSRDELQKAVSDGEEVRRNLEQALAQLKLSKETQEELQSELLSQKENSEQACIFHTALRERASEIESRCAEKLSEMEIQVSTAKREHTKAVMTLRQFERAVAQKQNYWNESQSDHTKKEVQRTQPQDAETNRNTLLTAIPETELRNDFLQNTFAPREQGEKPLERSCFMGSQLAPEKRLLSVLEELRTLSAAVVNSSEDSADEEDRHSDLLHTVMRPRQ; translated from the exons GGAAACCCCAAGATGACCTTGTACCTCCCTCTCATTTTGCATCAAGTGTCCATGCTGCTACATTGGCCACAGGCACACACCCATGCATTTCTTGGATGAAACCGAGTGTCCCCACAGCTCCACCAAAGGATCCTTGGCTTGGTGGTACTAACACCCAGCGAGAAATATTAACACAGAGAAAGGAAAATCAATCCACCGTGATGCTGCAAGGACACAACACAAGAGGAAGGACTCCAGAGGAAAATGTGTCAGACTTGAGGACGAG ATCCAAAGAAAGAGGCGATCAGTGGTCCAGATGGGAAGAAGAGTGGTGTCTGGAGGCAGAAAAGCACAAAGCGGAGCCTGAGCGGTTGAAGGAGCAGATGGAGGCCCTGAAGGACACTGTGCAGAGATATAGGGAAGAGATTAGAGTCAAAAACGACACCATAAGCAG GCAATGTCATGACCTGGAGACAATGAATCGAGAAATGAGAAATGTGAGGTCTGAGCAGAGCCATCTGAAGGAGgagctcattcactgccatggACAGAAGGAAAAAATAAGCTCACAG CTAGAAAGATTTAAGAAAGAGTCTGATGAGGAACTGGCTAAAATAAGGAGTGAAGGGGAAGCTCGGGAGCTCGCCCTTAAGGCCAAAATGAGTGAGCAGCAAGCAGAGGAGGCCAGAGAACAGTCTTTTAAAATGATGGAAAAAATGCAGCAGATGCAGAAGAAGCAAGAGGAAGAG CTGCGACAGTTGAACGCCGACCACTGTGTGGAATTATGCACGGCCAGAAAATCAAATCATGAACTGCAGAGTAAACTTCAGTCAGTGACGCGGGAAGTTCTGCAGCTGAAAAGCAATCTCATGGAGGCATCTGCAGAGAGAGATGAGTTGAAAGAACATTTAAG acaaATGGAACAAGCATACGAGACACAATCAGCGACTCTGCACAGTCTCCGAAATTACATTGGCCAGGTTGTCGCGGACAAAGGAGAAAAGGAACAATTAAATGAAGCGGTTGAG AGGCTCAACAAAGAGAAAGCAGCATTGCAGAAAACCACTGAGCTATTGACTGTCCGATTGAATTCCATGAGTGAGATAGTCTCCCTCCAAGAAGAGAAGATGCTGAAGAAA GCCTCGTCAGACCGACTCGCGACACAAAGAGCCGATGGTCTTCTTGTGCTTCACCTCTGGAGGGAGAAGGTGTTCAAACTCTGCGTCCAGCTTCGTTTGAAAGACATCGAGCTGAGAGATGAGAGGGAACAACATCGTTCAGAG GTGGGACTTGTGGAACAACAGCTGCAAGAGGAGCGGCATCGCGCAACGGTGCTCCAGCGCAGTCTCGACGCCGGGATAGCTGAGCTGGACCAGGAGAAAGTGGAAAAGGAG AGTTTGAAGCGGGACTTGGCTCAGGCTTGCAAGGAGACTCAACAACTGAAGGCAAAGAGTCTCAGCTTCGAGGCTGGGCTCAAAAGTACAATAGAGGCCTTGCATGG GTTTAGTGTGACATTTCATCGTAAAATAGCAGAAGTGGATGCAGCACAAGCAAAACTCAATAGTTTTGGCCCACGGTTGAATTTTGCCAGAGGCCGAGTGGAAACGGTCCAAG CTTTGTTCATGAGGAGGGTTGCTCTGCACAAAGTCCAGAAGAACAGTAAGCAAGCAGAGCAGACAGCGGAAAG CATCAGAAATTTACAAGAAGAACTCACTTTGGTGTGTCAAGAGAGAAGCAAACTCACACAGGAGCTCAAAAGAACGCCGGAGCTGATTGACAAAGCACTGAAAGATATAAAAGAAGAAC ATGAGAAGAAACTGAGGCAGCTACAGGAGGAGCTAGAGAAAAGCCGAGATGAGCTGCAGAAGGCTGTGTCAGACGGAGAGGAGGTCCGGCGGAACCTGGAGCAGGCCCTGGCTCAACTGAAGTTGAGCAAGGAGACACAGGAGGAGCTTCAATCTGAACTTCTCAGCCAGAAGgaaaacagcgagcaag CGTGCATCTTCCACACAGCCCTGCGGGAGCGAGCATCCGAGATTGAGAGCCGCTGCGCTGAAAAGCTTAGTGAGATGGAGATACAAGTCAGCACAGCGAAAAGAGAACACACCAAAGcag TTATGACTTTACGACAGTTTGAAAGAGCGGTGGCGCAGAAACAGAACTACTGGAACGAAAGCCAAAGtgaccacacaaaaaaagaggtcCAACGCACGCAACCACAAGATGCTGAAACAAACCGAAACACACTGCTG ACTGCTATTCCTGAGACAGAGCTGAGGAATGACTTTCTGCAGAACACATTTGCCCCCAGAGAACAAGGGGAAAAACCTTTGGAGAGAAGCTGCTTTATGGGATCACAACTAGCTCCGGAAA AGAGACTCCTTTCCGTTCTGGAGGAGCTCCGCACGCTCAGTGCTGCAGTGGTAAACAGCTCTGAAGACTCTGCAGATGAAGAAGATCGACACAGCGACTTATTGCACACAGTGATGAGGCCCCGTCAGTGA
- the cchcr1 gene encoding coiled-coil alpha-helical rod protein 1 isoform X4 gives MDGYNRGKEKLNIPTDFTSPNSSRKPQDDLVPPSHFASSVHAATLATGTHPCISWMKPSVPTAPPKDPWLGGTNTQREILTQRKENQSTVMLQGHNTRGRTPEENVSDLRTRSKERGDQWSRWEEEWCLEAEKHKAEPERLKEQMEALKDTVQRYREEIRVKNDTISRQCHDLETMNREMRNVRSEQSHLKEELIHCHGQKEKISSQLERFKKESDEELAKIRSEGEARELALKAKMSEQQAEEAREQSFKMMEKMQQMQKKQEEELRQLNADHCVELCTARKSNHELQSKLQSVTREVLQLKSNLMEASAERDELKEHLRQMEQAYETQSATLHSLRNYIGQVVADKGEKEQLNEAVERLNKEKAALQKTTELLTVRLNSMSEIVSLQEEKMLKKASSDRLATQRADGLLVLHLWREKVFKLCVQLRLKDIELRDEREQHRSEVGLVEQQLQEERHRATVLQRSLDAGIAELDQEKVEKESLKRDLAQACKETQQLKAKSLSFEAGLKSTIEALHGFSVTFHRKIAEVDAAQAKLNSFGPRLNFARGRVETVQALFMRRVALHKVQKNSKQAEQTAESIRNLQEELTLVCQERSKLTQELKRTPELIDKALKDIKEEHEKKLRQLQEELEKSRDELQKAVSDGEEVRRNLEQALAQLKLSKETQEELQSELLSQKENSEQALRERASEIESRCAEKLSEMEIQVSTAKREHTKAVMTLRQFERAVAQKQNYWNESQSDHTKKEVQRTQPQDAETNRNTLLTAIPETELRNDFLQNTFAPREQGEKPLERSCFMGSQLAPEKRLLSVLEELRTLSAAVVNSSEDSADEEDRHSDLLHTVMRPRQ, from the exons ATGGACGGGTATAATCGTGGGAAAGAAAAGCTTAACATACCAACCGATTTCACGTCACCAAATAGTTCTc GGAAACCCCAAGATGACCTTGTACCTCCCTCTCATTTTGCATCAAGTGTCCATGCTGCTACATTGGCCACAGGCACACACCCATGCATTTCTTGGATGAAACCGAGTGTCCCCACAGCTCCACCAAAGGATCCTTGGCTTGGTGGTACTAACACCCAGCGAGAAATATTAACACAGAGAAAGGAAAATCAATCCACCGTGATGCTGCAAGGACACAACACAAGAGGAAGGACTCCAGAGGAAAATGTGTCAGACTTGAGGACGAG ATCCAAAGAAAGAGGCGATCAGTGGTCCAGATGGGAAGAAGAGTGGTGTCTGGAGGCAGAAAAGCACAAAGCGGAGCCTGAGCGGTTGAAGGAGCAGATGGAGGCCCTGAAGGACACTGTGCAGAGATATAGGGAAGAGATTAGAGTCAAAAACGACACCATAAGCAG GCAATGTCATGACCTGGAGACAATGAATCGAGAAATGAGAAATGTGAGGTCTGAGCAGAGCCATCTGAAGGAGgagctcattcactgccatggACAGAAGGAAAAAATAAGCTCACAG CTAGAAAGATTTAAGAAAGAGTCTGATGAGGAACTGGCTAAAATAAGGAGTGAAGGGGAAGCTCGGGAGCTCGCCCTTAAGGCCAAAATGAGTGAGCAGCAAGCAGAGGAGGCCAGAGAACAGTCTTTTAAAATGATGGAAAAAATGCAGCAGATGCAGAAGAAGCAAGAGGAAGAG CTGCGACAGTTGAACGCCGACCACTGTGTGGAATTATGCACGGCCAGAAAATCAAATCATGAACTGCAGAGTAAACTTCAGTCAGTGACGCGGGAAGTTCTGCAGCTGAAAAGCAATCTCATGGAGGCATCTGCAGAGAGAGATGAGTTGAAAGAACATTTAAG acaaATGGAACAAGCATACGAGACACAATCAGCGACTCTGCACAGTCTCCGAAATTACATTGGCCAGGTTGTCGCGGACAAAGGAGAAAAGGAACAATTAAATGAAGCGGTTGAG AGGCTCAACAAAGAGAAAGCAGCATTGCAGAAAACCACTGAGCTATTGACTGTCCGATTGAATTCCATGAGTGAGATAGTCTCCCTCCAAGAAGAGAAGATGCTGAAGAAA GCCTCGTCAGACCGACTCGCGACACAAAGAGCCGATGGTCTTCTTGTGCTTCACCTCTGGAGGGAGAAGGTGTTCAAACTCTGCGTCCAGCTTCGTTTGAAAGACATCGAGCTGAGAGATGAGAGGGAACAACATCGTTCAGAG GTGGGACTTGTGGAACAACAGCTGCAAGAGGAGCGGCATCGCGCAACGGTGCTCCAGCGCAGTCTCGACGCCGGGATAGCTGAGCTGGACCAGGAGAAAGTGGAAAAGGAG AGTTTGAAGCGGGACTTGGCTCAGGCTTGCAAGGAGACTCAACAACTGAAGGCAAAGAGTCTCAGCTTCGAGGCTGGGCTCAAAAGTACAATAGAGGCCTTGCATGG GTTTAGTGTGACATTTCATCGTAAAATAGCAGAAGTGGATGCAGCACAAGCAAAACTCAATAGTTTTGGCCCACGGTTGAATTTTGCCAGAGGCCGAGTGGAAACGGTCCAAG CTTTGTTCATGAGGAGGGTTGCTCTGCACAAAGTCCAGAAGAACAGTAAGCAAGCAGAGCAGACAGCGGAAAG CATCAGAAATTTACAAGAAGAACTCACTTTGGTGTGTCAAGAGAGAAGCAAACTCACACAGGAGCTCAAAAGAACGCCGGAGCTGATTGACAAAGCACTGAAAGATATAAAAGAAGAAC ATGAGAAGAAACTGAGGCAGCTACAGGAGGAGCTAGAGAAAAGCCGAGATGAGCTGCAGAAGGCTGTGTCAGACGGAGAGGAGGTCCGGCGGAACCTGGAGCAGGCCCTGGCTCAACTGAAGTTGAGCAAGGAGACACAGGAGGAGCTTCAATCTGAACTTCTCAGCCAGAAGgaaaacagcgagcaag CCCTGCGGGAGCGAGCATCCGAGATTGAGAGCCGCTGCGCTGAAAAGCTTAGTGAGATGGAGATACAAGTCAGCACAGCGAAAAGAGAACACACCAAAGcag TTATGACTTTACGACAGTTTGAAAGAGCGGTGGCGCAGAAACAGAACTACTGGAACGAAAGCCAAAGtgaccacacaaaaaaagaggtcCAACGCACGCAACCACAAGATGCTGAAACAAACCGAAACACACTGCTG ACTGCTATTCCTGAGACAGAGCTGAGGAATGACTTTCTGCAGAACACATTTGCCCCCAGAGAACAAGGGGAAAAACCTTTGGAGAGAAGCTGCTTTATGGGATCACAACTAGCTCCGGAAA AGAGACTCCTTTCCGTTCTGGAGGAGCTCCGCACGCTCAGTGCTGCAGTGGTAAACAGCTCTGAAGACTCTGCAGATGAAGAAGATCGACACAGCGACTTATTGCACACAGTGATGAGGCCCCGTCAGTGA
- the cchcr1 gene encoding coiled-coil alpha-helical rod protein 1 isoform X3, with amino-acid sequence MDGYNRGKEKLNIPTDFTSPNSSRKPQDDLVPPSHFASSVHAATLATGTHPCISWMKPSVPTAPPKDPWLGGTNTQREILTQRKENQSTVMLQGHNTRGRTPEENVSDLRTRSKERGDQWSRWEEEWCLEAEKHKAEPERLKEQMEALKDTVQRYREEIRVKNDTISRQCHDLETMNREMRNVRSEQSHLKEELIHCHGQKEKISSQLERFKKESDEELAKIRSEGEARELALKAKMSEQQAEEAREQSFKMMEKMQQMQKKQEEELRQLNADHCVELCTARKSNHELQSKLQSVTREVLQLKSNLMEASAERDELKEHLRQMEQAYETQSATLHSLRNYIGQVVADKGEKEQLNEAVERLNKEKAALQKTTELLTVRLNSMSEIVSLQEEKMLKKASSDRLATQRADGLLVLHLWREKVFKLCVQLRLKDIELRDEREQHRSEVGLVEQQLQEERHRATVLQRSLDAGIAELDQEKVEKESLKRDLAQACKETQQLKAKSLSFEAGLKSTIEALHGFSVTFHRKIAEVDAAQAKLNSFGPRLNFARGRVETVQALFMRRVALHKVQKNSKQAEQTAESIRNLQEELTLVCQERSKLTQELKRTPELIDKALKDIKEEHEKKLRQLQEELEKSRDELQKAVSDGEEVRRNLEQALAQLKLSKETQEELQSELLSQKENSEQACIFHTALRERASEIESRCAEKLSEMEIQVSTAKREHTKAVMTLRQFERAVAQKQNYWNESQSDHTKKEVQRTQPQDAETNRNTLLTAIPETELRNDFLQNTFAPREQGEKPLERSCFMGSQLAPEKRLLSVLEELRTLSAAVVNSSEDSADEEDRHSDLLHTVMRPRQ; translated from the exons ATGGACGGGTATAATCGTGGGAAAGAAAAGCTTAACATACCAACCGATTTCACGTCACCAAATAGTTCTc GGAAACCCCAAGATGACCTTGTACCTCCCTCTCATTTTGCATCAAGTGTCCATGCTGCTACATTGGCCACAGGCACACACCCATGCATTTCTTGGATGAAACCGAGTGTCCCCACAGCTCCACCAAAGGATCCTTGGCTTGGTGGTACTAACACCCAGCGAGAAATATTAACACAGAGAAAGGAAAATCAATCCACCGTGATGCTGCAAGGACACAACACAAGAGGAAGGACTCCAGAGGAAAATGTGTCAGACTTGAGGACGAG ATCCAAAGAAAGAGGCGATCAGTGGTCCAGATGGGAAGAAGAGTGGTGTCTGGAGGCAGAAAAGCACAAAGCGGAGCCTGAGCGGTTGAAGGAGCAGATGGAGGCCCTGAAGGACACTGTGCAGAGATATAGGGAAGAGATTAGAGTCAAAAACGACACCATAAGCAG GCAATGTCATGACCTGGAGACAATGAATCGAGAAATGAGAAATGTGAGGTCTGAGCAGAGCCATCTGAAGGAGgagctcattcactgccatggACAGAAGGAAAAAATAAGCTCACAG CTAGAAAGATTTAAGAAAGAGTCTGATGAGGAACTGGCTAAAATAAGGAGTGAAGGGGAAGCTCGGGAGCTCGCCCTTAAGGCCAAAATGAGTGAGCAGCAAGCAGAGGAGGCCAGAGAACAGTCTTTTAAAATGATGGAAAAAATGCAGCAGATGCAGAAGAAGCAAGAGGAAGAG CTGCGACAGTTGAACGCCGACCACTGTGTGGAATTATGCACGGCCAGAAAATCAAATCATGAACTGCAGAGTAAACTTCAGTCAGTGACGCGGGAAGTTCTGCAGCTGAAAAGCAATCTCATGGAGGCATCTGCAGAGAGAGATGAGTTGAAAGAACATTTAAG acaaATGGAACAAGCATACGAGACACAATCAGCGACTCTGCACAGTCTCCGAAATTACATTGGCCAGGTTGTCGCGGACAAAGGAGAAAAGGAACAATTAAATGAAGCGGTTGAG AGGCTCAACAAAGAGAAAGCAGCATTGCAGAAAACCACTGAGCTATTGACTGTCCGATTGAATTCCATGAGTGAGATAGTCTCCCTCCAAGAAGAGAAGATGCTGAAGAAA GCCTCGTCAGACCGACTCGCGACACAAAGAGCCGATGGTCTTCTTGTGCTTCACCTCTGGAGGGAGAAGGTGTTCAAACTCTGCGTCCAGCTTCGTTTGAAAGACATCGAGCTGAGAGATGAGAGGGAACAACATCGTTCAGAG GTGGGACTTGTGGAACAACAGCTGCAAGAGGAGCGGCATCGCGCAACGGTGCTCCAGCGCAGTCTCGACGCCGGGATAGCTGAGCTGGACCAGGAGAAAGTGGAAAAGGAG AGTTTGAAGCGGGACTTGGCTCAGGCTTGCAAGGAGACTCAACAACTGAAGGCAAAGAGTCTCAGCTTCGAGGCTGGGCTCAAAAGTACAATAGAGGCCTTGCATGG GTTTAGTGTGACATTTCATCGTAAAATAGCAGAAGTGGATGCAGCACAAGCAAAACTCAATAGTTTTGGCCCACGGTTGAATTTTGCCAGAGGCCGAGTGGAAACGGTCCAAG CTTTGTTCATGAGGAGGGTTGCTCTGCACAAAGTCCAGAAGAACAGTAAGCAAGCAGAGCAGACAGCGGAAAG CATCAGAAATTTACAAGAAGAACTCACTTTGGTGTGTCAAGAGAGAAGCAAACTCACACAGGAGCTCAAAAGAACGCCGGAGCTGATTGACAAAGCACTGAAAGATATAAAAGAAGAAC ATGAGAAGAAACTGAGGCAGCTACAGGAGGAGCTAGAGAAAAGCCGAGATGAGCTGCAGAAGGCTGTGTCAGACGGAGAGGAGGTCCGGCGGAACCTGGAGCAGGCCCTGGCTCAACTGAAGTTGAGCAAGGAGACACAGGAGGAGCTTCAATCTGAACTTCTCAGCCAGAAGgaaaacagcgagcaag CGTGCATCTTCCACACAGCCCTGCGGGAGCGAGCATCCGAGATTGAGAGCCGCTGCGCTGAAAAGCTTAGTGAGATGGAGATACAAGTCAGCACAGCGAAAAGAGAACACACCAAAGcag TTATGACTTTACGACAGTTTGAAAGAGCGGTGGCGCAGAAACAGAACTACTGGAACGAAAGCCAAAGtgaccacacaaaaaaagaggtcCAACGCACGCAACCACAAGATGCTGAAACAAACCGAAACACACTGCTG ACTGCTATTCCTGAGACAGAGCTGAGGAATGACTTTCTGCAGAACACATTTGCCCCCAGAGAACAAGGGGAAAAACCTTTGGAGAGAAGCTGCTTTATGGGATCACAACTAGCTCCGGAAA AGAGACTCCTTTCCGTTCTGGAGGAGCTCCGCACGCTCAGTGCTGCAGTGGTAAACAGCTCTGAAGACTCTGCAGATGAAGAAGATCGACACAGCGACTTATTGCACACAGTGATGAGGCCCCGTCAGTGA